The following are from one region of the Vitis riparia cultivar Riparia Gloire de Montpellier isolate 1030 chromosome 9, EGFV_Vit.rip_1.0, whole genome shotgun sequence genome:
- the LOC117921944 gene encoding uncharacterized protein LOC117921944, whose amino-acid sequence MDLDMALREDEPPKPTNESTETIRAHYAKWERSNCLSLISIKRSIAKHLLGGIPESNNAKEFLVVVANRYQTSDNVEAGHFMDELMNMSHDDMKGVHSWWLDSGATIHVATSLHGIRNLRKPSEKESKLKVGSDIGIDVEHIGIVVLELDSENANALEMFKVFRTKVEKQLGIVIKIVRSDRGGEYYGKHGDAGQQKGPFARYLQDNSIVAQYTMPGSPEQNGVVERRNRTLMEMKRNMMGRSNLPKYLRGEAIKIATYILNRVPSKSVPSKSVPETPFELWTDRKPNLNHFKVWGCPIEVKIYDPSLKKTDSRTTRCYFIGYPSHSK is encoded by the exons ATGGACTTGGACATGGCTCTACGTGAAGATGAACCTCCTAAGCCTACTAATGAAAGCACTGAAACTATAAGAGCTCATTATGCGAAATGGGAAAGATCGAACTGTTTGAGTCTCATTTCAATCAAGAGGTCCATTGCTAAGCATCTCCTTGGAGGAATACCTGAGAGTAACAATGCTAAGGAATTTCTCGTTGTTGTGGCAAATAGATACCAAACATCTGACAATGTCGAAGCTGGGCATTTTATGGATGAATTGATGAATATGAGTCATGATGATATGAAAGGGGTTC ATTCATGGTGGCTTGACAGTGGTGCTACTATTCATGTTGCAACTTCTTTACATGGGATAAGAAATTTGAGGAAGCCAAGTGAAAAAGAGTCAAAGCTTAAAGTTGGCAGTGACATCGGGATTGATGTTGAGCATATTGGGATTGTTgttttagaattagattctg aaaatgCAAATGCTCTTGAAATGTTCAAAGTCTTCCGAACTAAAGTTGAGAAACAACTGGGGATAGTCATCAAAATTGTAAGATCTGATCGAGGTGGTGAGTATTATGGGAAGCATGGTGATGCTGGACAACAAAAGGGACCTTTTGCAAGGTACTTACAAGATAATAGTATTGTTGCTCAGTATACTATGCCTGGTAGTCCTGAACAAAATGGCGTGGTAGAAAGACGCAACCGCACTCTtatggaaatgaagagaaacATGATGGGTAGAtcaaatttaccaaaatacttaagaGGTGAAGCCATTAAAATAGCAACCTACATTCTAAACCGTGTTCCTAGTAAGTCTGTTCCTAGTAAGTCTGTTCCTGAAACACCGTTTGAACTATGGACAGATAGAAAACCcaatttgaatcattttaaaGTATGGGGATGTCCAATTGAGGTGAAAATCTATGATCCTTCTTTAAAGAAGACGGATTCGAGAACTACTAGGTGCTACTTTATTGGGTATCCTAGTCACTCAAAATGA